A single window of Montipora capricornis isolate CH-2021 chromosome 14, ASM3666992v2, whole genome shotgun sequence DNA harbors:
- the LOC138033153 gene encoding BTB and MATH domain-containing protein 38-like, giving the protein MTVTSYPSHFSEPWKFSDVVLVVEDQRFHVHRSTLAFWSPVFERMLSAEFKEKDNGEIPLPEKKASEFEEVLQILYPSLEEKLITQKNCYFLFELAHEYQIDSIAQKCVNLMVSMVKNRTENDVLGMLVYAQKYEIKSLISTCIYEARRLTLQQLKGHGKRDQIEPHNYMQITEGIIKRLEEQCIDVKVTCQGKLQQVSQSLYNHGLKKGSGLVGTSGRS; this is encoded by the coding sequence ATGACGGTTACAAGTTACCCTTCACATTTCTCAGAGCCATGGAAGTTCAGTgatgttgttcttgttgttgaagATCAAAGATTCCACGTTCATCGAAGCACTCTTGCTTTTTGGTCTCCTGTCTTTGAGAGGATGCTCAGTGCGGAATTCAAAGAGAAAGATAACGGTGAAATCCCTCTTCCCGAGAAAAAAGCAAGCGAATTTGAGGAAGTGCTGCAGATCCTGTATCCATCCCTGGAAGAGAAGTTAATCACCCAAAAAAATTGCTACTTCCTGTTTGAGCTTGCTCATGAATATCAAATAGATTCAATTGCTCAAAAGTGTGTTAATCTCATGGTTTCTATGGTCAAAAACAGGACAGAGAACGACGTGTTGGGTATGTTGGTCTACGCTCAAAAGTACGAAATAAAATCGCTAATATCGACATGCATCTATGAGGCACGGCGATTAACTTTACAGCAATTAAAAGGACATGGAAAGCGTGACCAAATTGAACCACACAACTATATGCAGATTACTGAAGGGATTATAAAACGTCTTGAGGAACAATGTATAGATGTAAAGGTTACGTGCCAGGGAAAACTGCAGCAAGTGAGTCAAAGCCTTTACAACCATGGcttgaaaaaaggaagtggtttagTAGGGACCAGTGGAAGATCATAG
- the LOC138032822 gene encoding BTB and MATH domain-containing protein 45-like has protein sequence MAATSYPPHFSKPWKFSDVVLVVESQKFHVHRSTLAFWSPVFERMFTTDFKEKDNDEISLRGKKASNFEEMLQMMYPSLEEKLITQRNCYFLFELAHEYQIDSVAQKSINLMVSMVEDRTEDDVLSMLVYAQKYELKSLISTCIYEARRLTLQQLKGHAKRGQIEPDNYVQITERIIDRLEEQRNRRSMRKGWFRDRLQKTMAATSYPSHFAEPWKFSDVVLVVEDQRFHVHRSTLAFWSPVFERMFTTDFKEKDITEIVLPGKKASEFEEMLQIMYPSLEEKLISQRNCYFLFELAHEYQIDSIAQKSVNLMVSMVKSRIEGDVLRMLVYAQKYEIKSLISTCIYEARRLNLRQLKGHGKSGQIERDNYVQIAEGIIERLESPWF, from the exons ATGGCGGCTACAAGTTACCCTCCACATTTCTCGAAGCCATGGAAGTTCAGTGATGTCGTTCTTGTTGTTGAAAGTCAGAAATTCCACGTGCATCGAAGCACTCTAGCATTTTGGTCTCCTGTCTTCGAGAGAATGTTCACAACTGATTTCAAGGAGAAAGATAACGATGAAATCTCACTTCGCGGAAAAAAAGCAAGCAACTTCGAGGAAATGTTGCAGATGATGTATCCATCCCTTGAAGAGAAGCTAATCACCCAAAGAAATTGCTATTTCCTGTTTGAACTTGCTCATGAATATCAAATAGATTCCGTTGCTCAGAAGAGTATTAATCTCATGGTGTCTATGGTCGAAGACAGGACAGAGGACGACGTGTTGAGTATGTTGGTCTACGCTCAAAAGTACGAGTTAAAATCGCTAATATCGACATGTATCTATGAGGCACGTCGATTAACTTTACAGCAATTAAAGGGACATGCAAAGCGTGGCCAAATTGAACCAGACAACTATGTGCAGATTACTGAAAGGATTATAGATCGTCTTGAGGAACAACGTAATAGGAGAAGTATGAGAAAAGGTTGGTTCCGGGATCGACTGCAAAAA ACAATGGCGGCTACAAGTTACCCTTCACATTTCGCAGAGCCATGGAAGTTCAGTGATGTCGTCCTTGTTGTTGAAGATCAAAGATTCCATGTTCATCGAAGCACTCTTGCGTTTTGGTCTCCTGTCTTCGAGAGAATGTTCACAACAGATTTCAAGGAGAAAGATATCACTGAAATCGTTCTTCCCGGGAAAAAAGCAAGCGAATTCGAAGAAATGTTGCAGATCATGTATCCATCCCTAGAAGAGAAGCTAATCAGCCAAAGAAATTGCTACTTCCTGTTTGAGCTTGCTCATGAATACCAAATAGATTCCATTGCTCAGAAGAGCGTTAATCTCATGGTTTCTATGGTCAAAAGCAGGATAGAAGGCGACGTGTTGCGAATGTTGGTCTACGCTCAAAAATACGAAATAAAATCGCTAATATCGACATGCATCTATGAGGCACGTCGATTAAATTTACGGCAATTAAAGGGACATGGAAAGAGTGGCCAAATTGAAAGAGACAACTATGTGCAGATTGCTGAAGGGATTATAGAACGTCTTGAGAGTCCTTGGTTTTAG